A stretch of DNA from Augochlora pura isolate Apur16 chromosome 8, APUR_v2.2.1, whole genome shotgun sequence:
aaatagtttcataattgaattagataaaagattgaatttataattataggtGGAGGTACCGTTTAATCTACATCGTTCTATAATAGGACAAAAGGGTCGTGACGTGCGAGagttaatgtatatatatgacGTTCATATCATGTTATCTCCGGCGGTAGAGAAGCTTGATTATATCAAGGTATATAGGCTGttgtataatgttaatatattatttattattcaacattAATATATTGCCTTTTGTTTATTAGATTTCTGGAACTCCTTCTTGCGTTGAAAATGCAAAACAAGCTATTTTAGAGAAGTGCAAAGCTTTGGAAGCTGAAAGACAAGATAGGGccttgaaattattcgaattgaaGGTATCAGTACTAATTGTTTTGATTCATTTTACATGTGATCAAAATAATACTAAGTTTGTCTTTCTTTAGCTTGAAGTTAATCCAGAATACCACCCAAAAATAATTGGACGTAAGGGAGccgtaattaataaaatacgtaGTGATCATGACGTTGAAATAGATTTTCCACGTAAAGGTGATCCTGAAGAACATATCATTACAATCACAGGTTATGAGAAAAATGCGTACAGTGCTCGagatgatattataaaaattgtgaatgaaTTGGTAagtgtaataatttctgttcaaTTCCGCAATCTATCTGggttgataaataattttgtatttcatttttttgtcATTCGTTTAGAATGGCTTGACGAAGGAAGAAGTGGACATAGATTATCGTGTACATTCGCGTTTAATTGGTACAAAGGGTAGAAACATTCGTAAGATAATGGACGAATATACagttgatattaaatttcctcGAAAATCCGATCCCGACAAAAATCTCGTAACTATCGTGGGTACAGAGGAGAATGTGGCCGACGCAAAGGatcatttattgaatttaacaGAAGAATACGTAAGCAAAATTGTAACATCAACGACACTTACAGAATCTAGTTAACGAAATCAAGgattttattaaccccttgggTCATTTGACGTCTGAGACACGTCATTCGCTTTTTTCCCCTAAGAGCGGATGACGTGTctaaaacgtttatttttgttttgcaatcCTAATTACTTGAAGACATCTTAATACTGCATATGTCaccaatattttaaaaataaataaattcttacgtGAGATGTACtgcttttacatttttttttttttttttttttttttttttacgtggGGGGGCCCCTGCCCTGGGCATCTCGGCCGGCCGGAGGTGACATCCCCATTGTCACCTCCCATCTTCCTTTGTGCTTTTACATACTACTCCAAGCAACCAAAAATTATGTCCGTTCcacatgcaaatattttctcgaataAATCCGTACCCCAAGGGATTAATATACGAaacgtttttaaattgttcacaGATACAGGATGTTCTAGAAACACAAATTTGTCAAACACCTGAAGATAATCTCCGAACTTGGAGCAAAACCACTTGGAGTAAAACAGGATTGAGGACGCCTAAAGGTGGTTATTCTGAGGAAGGTTCCGCTGGTTTCTTCGTGACCGGTGGCCCTTGGGAGCAACAACCGCAAAGCGCTCCAAATACCGCAAGTGTGGAAGAATTTCCTGAATTTGCTGGATACTCGCATGTACCTGTAACAAACCCCAACGGTCCTTGGGGgataaaacgttaaaaaaatattaaatcaaatagaaaagaaaaatgaaaaaaatcgaCGAACGCATGTAAGGTAACAAAGCATAATAACTTTCCTCTGACAAACAATATGAAAGGGTAAACGCATTAGTGCTAGGTGGTTCCCTGTTTCATTACTGATGTTGCTGCATACGACCTGGCCACTCTATTGGACTCTGACACTGATTTACTACAAAATGTTTGACGACGGTGTTTATATTTACAGTTCATATACCAATATCCGATGTATCTGTAACTGTAAcgcataatattttaagttcGTTGCCATGTAGGAAACATGTACACGTGCGCTCACTCAACGCTCATACACAACATGCAGGGATATACAGTCAGATGCAAGATGGCGGCCAATTGTATTCATAACGAGAACATctaatttcacattttatttctgctGATATGCCTTTCAGGTACAGATATGTTGTACTTAAGACTGTGGCTTCGTAGGAACCAATTATTTCCTTTTGTGTATTATACACAGGGTGGTCAGTAAATTGTGGTACACTTGAGAAGGAGTTTCTACGTgtaaaaacacacacacacacacacacatacaacgaaaatttaaaataaaattttttttcatacgAATTTCCAAAAGTGaaatttcgaacaaaaaaattatattgtgtatTTTCGTTCTTCTTCCCAAGTAGATTCAACTCTTTTTCTCGATCGTACTACGGTCTACCAAACAACCTGTATATATTTCTCAGATTCTCTCCATCTGTGTAGATTGCGCGATTAGACGCCTCCGCGTTTAACCGGgcataatgtttttttttgttaatttatttatattttttttgtacataaattgcattttctttcgtttttgttGCGTTGGACTTCAGTGGAATCGATATCGAACCACGTCACTATATTAGAATTCTGTACACAGAACCGTGTGTGAAATGTGAAGCTTTAAGGTCTTTCTAAGGAAAACGTTCCTAGATAtactacatatacatatatatgtgaTTTCCTGCTTTTGTAAGTacctagtataaataaaataaggttGATTCGTACACCAAAAACCATCAGTGACGCTATGAAGCGAACCAAATTGCCAACAAAGTGTTATGCGATCATTGTATAGTCTCAAACGATGGAATTTAAGAATAGAGATGTTTTTAGtcatgataaataaatatgtttttggGGAACATAATCTTTAGAAGGCCTTGATATTTTTCTACTGCTTTTACGCAGTGATCGAAGACGAGACACAGCATCATTGGCATCATTTACAATGACAGAATCATGAATGTTCGTAATTTAAAGGCGActcttaatttattctattctattttactatttgcTGTATAATGCGCAATGTTTGCATTCTACTATTTATGAGGCCAACTAGCTAAGAAAAAGATATTCGGTTCAAGTGCCTTGTCTATTTTCTTCGGGACAGCTCATTTCAATTGTTGGAGGAATGTGAATATtagattatatgtataaacatacacgtatataaatattgataataattatattattatacacatatacctgtatatatatatatatgtacacgtatatatataggtattatatatgtatatatatatacacttacCATCAAAAGTTAAGAAACAAAGCAGTTACtcgaaaattatgtaatatatgttttgttttttcatttgtgtatgttattaaataaacaaaatacaaaagataTGTCATTTTTAGTATGAAAATTTAGGTACATATACTGTGTCTAcgtatgttattataattccGTAAATACAAGATGTGTCATTTAAAACAAGTCACTTAAATAATTCACGTGATTTAGAGAAGCGTTACGTGGCGTAAAAGATATGTTTTCAGGTGGATATACTTTGAAGATTTGAAGCACAcattcattttgtttaaatgaaatattggtACTATTTAGGTGACTAGTCTTATGTGACTTATTCTACATAAACATGAGAGATAAGTGTCATAAAAGTTTATGAGATAATAGtagcgaaatatttatttcataaatcttACACATTTTACTCGCAAGAACAACCCAGTGAAAAAGTGcaaattatctttttaatcTCCATAAAATGTTTTAGAATCTAGATTAGGTTCTTGATATTTAAACAGCTATTTAGCAGATATTTAAACAGCATTGACCTTTTTAACATGACATAAAATCCGATCAGTATTGGAATCATATTTTGCAGTTGTATTAGTTCATGTTTATCATGTTATATgtttattactatacatttgACTTCTCAATTATTATGCAACACATGTTTACGTACATTTTCCATGGAGTTTATACCTGAGCActtaatattatgaatattatcttTTGTTAAAAAGCCTGTGCTAACATTTGAACAGATTTTGAAACATAATCGAGGTCAATGTACTTATATACAAGAATTTATCCTTCTTTTTCGTTCTCGCGAaagaaagattattttagtccttaatgttaatttttcgagttttaattcttgtttaatattcacgggtttataaaatagattgaTTTTCTAACAGTTTgatgttttataattcatcTTTTAACTGGTTTTGTAGGTCTAATTTATGATTGTAAGTtgcttttttgtttctttcgttgCCTTATTAATCTGTTCCCGCTAATGAATgtgaaatgttattaaaatatagtatattgaaaataattttataacttccTAATATATGAAATCATAtctttcttataatataagtaatagtattttatttgcaacattatatattagatatttactatataattatgcgaaatttgtttcttcaCTTTATGGGcaagtgtatataaataatcagtATAATAGGTATTGTACTATAAGGTACAATAACATGATACTATTACAGAAGTAAAATAATAGGTCATGTATACAGAAAttcacttatattttttagatttacagtaatttttataaaacttcttGGTACGACGACCTATATGTCATCTTTCCAAAGCATGGTTTATACAAAAATGCCAGAATTAGcagtttttaaatacttttagtTTTGGCTAAGAATTTGATAGATGCTGTGCATGAATGtactttttctaataaattataaatacgaaatattgtaattataaaataatattctctgTACACGTAATGTCATAATacatgaaatttattgtaacatatacataattaatctATTGTTAAAACCGTGTTTTCCTTTCCATAGTACCTTACGATAGGTGCTTTGGTAGTATTAATACTTTCCCTTGTACACTTATTTATCACATGCTATTTGTAATGTTCgtaattgtttcataaatCCTTCATTTGGTTTGATGCAGTCTCTAACTTGTTTGACTTTATTGTAAGCGTCATCAAAGGATAATCCTTCATGTACCATCAAGTAAGAAATAACAATAGTCGGCGAGCGAGACACACCAGCATTACAGTgtacaagaatatttttcatccgaTTTTcgtctataatttttatgcatttctttATTGATACAGTGACATCAGCTTCGGGTAAATCTAGTAAgtcgcaataataatattctataccATCAAATTTAAGTGGTGCATCAATACCAATGCTTAAGATGCTATGGATATTATGTGTTTGTAAAATCTCTATAATTACAACAGGATCTTGTGAACTCAAAAACAATCCTGGTATTACCTTTGCAATTCGTATATCAGGTTTATTATCTATAACAAATGGCGTTCCAGGCGGtaattctttccttttttcaccAACTTCTTCGTATCTTTGACCAAGTGTATTTGTTACAATAGTTTTACACGGTTTCAATCGTGACTTCTTAGTGTTTAGCAGGGTTTTTAGATCCATTGTTAATGATCAACATTTCGACAAAACCAAATACAaagtaaaacaataatatactactataaattaaatctctGTTGCTCCTTCCAAATCTAGTAGTTCAGTTTCATTGTACTTAAAATCTTCTGCATCATATTTAAGTGCATATTTATCCATGTCTTCTTGAGAATACTCAACATTTACCAAGTGTAAGCCTAATGATGGAACTACCTGCAGTTGCCGATTCCAATGTCGGTGGCCAGGAACTTGTAACATACATAGTATATCTTTTTCTGTGATAATTCCAGCACCTAAGGCTAATAAAACAGTAACCATACGTCTAACCTGTAGAAACGTAAAAATTTGTGCTTAGAGGATAAAAAGCtcgattcaaataaaaatactttttagtatttataataaacaagtaataaaattgGTGTCTCTTCATTGTTACATACCTGATTATATAAGAAAGACTGTGAACTACATTGAATTTGCCAAAACTCAAAATTGTTTGTCAAAGGATCTATAGGCATAAGAGGTGAACTTTTTTCTACAGTAAATCTATTTAGTGTTCTCACATATTTGATTCCTTCTCGTTTACTTTTTGCAGCAaaagtttcgaaatttttttgTCCTAAAAATAGTCGTGTTGCACGTATCACTggttctatattaaaattttctttcctaGCAGCACGCatgtaaagaaaaagaaagaaaaagtaacatttattcgaaaacaCTG
This window harbors:
- the LOC144474546 gene encoding dual specificity protein phosphatase 19, producing the protein MDLKTLLNTKKSRLKPCKTIVTNTLGQRYEEVGEKRKELPPGTPFVIDNKPDIRIAKVIPGLFLSSQDPVVIIEILQTHNIHSILSIGIDAPLKFDGIEYYYCDLLDLPEADVTVSIKKCIKIIDENRMKNILVHCNAGVSRSPTIVISYLMVHEGLSFDDAYNKVKQVRDCIKPNEGFMKQLRTLQIACDK
- the LOC144474545 gene encoding tRNA pseudouridine synthase-like 1 isoform X2, which translates into the protein MYRYLIKFSYIGTQYRGLQKNGIRSDYIINDVDTIQGAIECAFRALIPKCINSPKLSTSSRTDVGVHAFCNAAHVDLQNQYNFVYNPVFVLKNINRYFIKCHHDIRLLDFIPVTADFQARRYAKSRTYIYRFMIPKSDVPYGIPIMEKSHTYCYRKENFNIEPVIRATRLFLGQKNFETFAAKSKREGIKYVRTLNRFTVEKSSPLMPIDPLTNNFEFWQIQCSSQSFLYNQVRRMVTVLLALGAGIITEKDILCMLQVPGHRHWNRQLQVVPSLGLHLVNVEYSQEDMDKYALKYDAEDFKYNETELLDLEGATEI